A portion of the candidate division TA06 bacterium genome contains these proteins:
- a CDS encoding PorV/PorQ family protein, which yields MIKPTAILFTIALLAITTASAETAGNTALSFLKIGAGARAAGMADAGIAVVTDASACYWNPARLTDIPTKHSLHFQHNQWIAETSVDEIYYAYSFGRHRLGAAVRMLSIGDIPLREELPSEDPIAQYQAYDLFAGLSYAFSPVPELALGLSYRRLYEKIYLDTGYGYNLQAGIDIKIKKLGLDLAGTIDNLGPRFKLVKVLYKQPTTFKVGAGYSPDKIVFNGRTLLALDAVKAIDADWQIRTGLEYLWRDQAALRLGYKTGHSSESFSAGLGLKWRGHSFDYAFVPHDYDLGTSHRFSLGLGF from the coding sequence ATGATCAAACCAACCGCTATACTTTTCACCATCGCGTTACTCGCCATCACAACCGCTTCGGCTGAGACTGCCGGCAATACAGCGCTGTCATTCTTAAAGATCGGGGCCGGAGCCAGGGCGGCCGGAATGGCCGATGCCGGTATCGCCGTGGTCACGGATGCCTCGGCTTGTTACTGGAACCCCGCCCGGCTGACGGACATTCCCACCAAGCACAGCCTGCATTTTCAGCATAACCAGTGGATAGCCGAGACATCGGTGGATGAGATCTATTACGCCTACAGTTTCGGCCGCCACCGGCTGGGGGCCGCGGTCCGGATGCTGTCCATCGGCGATATCCCCTTGAGGGAGGAACTGCCGTCCGAGGATCCCATAGCCCAGTACCAGGCCTATGATCTTTTTGCCGGTCTCTCCTACGCTTTTTCACCAGTTCCGGAACTGGCCCTGGGGCTTTCCTACCGGAGGCTCTACGAAAAAATTTATCTGGACACTGGTTACGGTTACAATCTGCAGGCGGGCATTGACATCAAGATCAAGAAATTGGGTTTGGACCTGGCCGGCACCATAGACAATTTGGGTCCGCGTTTCAAACTCGTCAAAGTACTCTACAAGCAACCCACCACCTTCAAGGTCGGCGCCGGGTACAGCCCGGATAAGATTGTATTCAACGGACGGACCCTGCTGGCGTTAGATGCGGTCAAAGCCATAGACGCCGATTGGCAGATCCGGACCGGGCTGGAATATCTCTGGCGGGACCAGGCGGCCTTAAGGCTGGGGTACAAGACCGGCCATTCCAGCGAAAGTTTCAGCGCCGGGCTGGGACTTAAGTGGCGGGGCCATTCCTTCGATTATGCCTTTGTGCCCCACGATTATGATCTGGGCACCAGCCACAGGTTCTCTCTGGGCCTGGGATTTTGA
- a CDS encoding zinc ribbon domain-containing protein: protein MPTYEYQCAKCSHRFEKLQSIKDLPLKSCPVCSGPVERLFSMGSGFIFKGAGFYATEYRSSDYQKSAQADSDKIAAIPAPAPSPAVNKSSEGDKK, encoded by the coding sequence ATGCCGACCTACGAATACCAATGCGCAAAATGCAGCCACCGGTTTGAAAAACTCCAGTCAATCAAAGACCTGCCGCTGAAATCCTGCCCGGTGTGCAGCGGCCCGGTGGAGCGCCTTTTCAGCATGGGGTCAGGATTTATTTTTAAAGGGGCCGGGTTCTATGCCACGGAATACCGCAGTTCCGATTACCAGAAAAGCGCCCAGGCCGATTCCGATAAAATAGCCGCCATACCTGCACCGGCGCCTTCCCCAGCCGTCAATAAAAGCTCTGAAGGAGATAAAAAATGA
- a CDS encoding S8 family serine peptidase has translation MKRMLFIITAFCLLALAGSALAESGGMAPSPHMKGVVIFKLKAFPVMDAKGFSCGSPRVDAALQQQGLTEIRMLYPHKRLAKGKSEQNLSKICQANVSEAADIKALCAQLKNTGQVEYAEPRYGRRAELTPNDPNIGSQWFLTTIQATSAWDVSTGSTAVTVGIVDCGVQITHPDLAANLWYNPGEAGADSNDGVDDDGNGFIDDYRGWDFAGPDIAIPSPAGDNDPNVYDDNNDHGTHVAGDASAVTNNGVGVAGIGYNCKVMAIKCSYDNDYTAPGSKSYIYFGYEGIVYGADNGAQIINCSWGGGGFSQYEQDIINYANDQGSLVVCAAGNDNVATPHYPSSCENAFSVAATASGDVKSSFSNYGTTVDIASPGSSIYSTGYPNTYLSWDGTSMASPVCAGVAALVKSYYPSYTNAMLATLLMYSSDNIDVQNPGYVGLLGAGRVNAYKALTTSITSWTRYYSSRVTDGNNNIPQAGETVNLSLALRNGWADAASVTAVISSADYAVQMVSASGNYGALGSGDTASISTYSFTVDSTALPHLAAFAVQINTDGDLHTDTFYVQIEQAPVLLVDDDGGMSVESYYRDALSAAGVYYNYYDRTAQGSPDSALLDMFPAVIWSCEWAFPSLDSLDRMALRHYIGQGGKLYVSGQDLGWDLQDTMTGASHEYLLDPAGCTDFYQNYIKAVYLGDDGGSSASGITGDTLTDGLSSAVYQPGRASDEQFPDYFNPNGSAVFCFNYGATANRAGLHWEDGGTGTKVVYTGFGFEAISTASVRQAFMDRIIRWFLGDISISHVPLTDTENTSTPYRVTAMISSSVGIQEAVLYYNLDGSAPFDQKLAMSRVGATDTFECFIPAQTDQAVQYYIVARNSKDLKTARPLDAPFSSYGFYAGADTVDPVISSTPPKNTINLSGPYAVSAMVTDNIGLQDSTYLYYRINSGAEYPPVKMTGSGTYSGTITLPAHINTWDTVNYYVTAVDNSSQQNLGRGPASGYYSFVGVDSMLISNFDQSSAYAEFDTLYGTHPSWRTVTTGYRSAPNCMRSGPTTYLSNSDVQLSLRPQQALNLKAYAENGNSVKLFWYQKGLNLAAGDTIRVEGSANGVDWVSLKKRITLTSGWLIDSTEINPLFAKGINDSILIRFRLTSDATTNAYGWVLDDIYVKVQPLLGITGDKPETMKPLVLALNQNNPNPFGSGTTITYQLPSETKVALKVYNVAGQLVRTLVNSKQPAGSYAVKWDGRDDGQRKLAAGIYLYRLEAGETRFTKKLVMIR, from the coding sequence ATGAAAAGAATGCTGTTCATTATCACTGCCTTCTGCCTTTTGGCGCTGGCCGGATCGGCCCTGGCCGAAAGCGGAGGAATGGCTCCCTCGCCGCATATGAAAGGCGTGGTGATCTTCAAGCTGAAAGCTTTTCCGGTCATGGACGCCAAAGGCTTTTCCTGCGGCTCGCCCCGGGTGGATGCAGCACTGCAGCAACAGGGCCTGACTGAGATCAGGATGCTCTATCCCCATAAGCGCCTGGCCAAGGGTAAATCCGAACAAAACCTTTCAAAGATATGCCAGGCCAATGTTTCGGAGGCCGCCGACATCAAGGCCCTTTGCGCCCAGTTGAAAAACACCGGGCAGGTGGAATACGCCGAACCCCGTTACGGCAGGCGTGCCGAGTTAACGCCCAATGATCCCAATATCGGAAGCCAGTGGTTCCTGACCACCATCCAGGCCACATCGGCCTGGGACGTTTCCACCGGCTCCACCGCGGTAACGGTGGGAATAGTGGACTGCGGGGTGCAGATAACCCATCCCGACCTGGCCGCCAACCTCTGGTATAATCCGGGCGAGGCCGGGGCCGACAGCAACGACGGAGTGGACGACGACGGCAACGGTTTCATCGACGATTACCGGGGCTGGGATTTTGCTGGGCCGGACATCGCCATTCCCTCGCCGGCTGGTGACAACGATCCCAACGTTTACGACGACAACAACGACCACGGCACTCATGTGGCCGGGGACGCTTCGGCTGTGACCAACAACGGAGTGGGGGTGGCCGGGATCGGCTACAACTGTAAAGTGATGGCCATAAAATGCAGTTATGACAATGACTACACCGCACCGGGCAGCAAATCCTACATCTATTTCGGCTACGAGGGAATAGTCTACGGGGCCGACAACGGGGCCCAAATCATAAACTGCTCCTGGGGCGGAGGCGGTTTCAGCCAGTACGAACAGGACATTATCAATTACGCCAACGACCAGGGCTCGCTGGTGGTCTGCGCCGCCGGCAATGACAATGTGGCCACTCCCCACTATCCCTCGTCCTGCGAGAATGCCTTCTCGGTAGCGGCCACCGCCAGCGGGGATGTGAAGTCGTCCTTCTCCAACTATGGGACCACGGTGGACATCGCTTCGCCCGGCTCCTCCATATACAGTACCGGCTATCCCAACACCTATCTCTCCTGGGATGGCACCTCGATGGCCAGCCCGGTCTGCGCCGGAGTGGCGGCATTGGTCAAGTCCTATTATCCCTCCTATACCAATGCCATGCTGGCCACTCTGCTGATGTATTCCTCTGACAACATCGACGTCCAAAATCCAGGATATGTAGGACTGTTGGGAGCCGGACGGGTGAATGCCTATAAGGCACTGACCACCTCCATCACTTCCTGGACCCGCTATTACTCCAGCCGGGTGACCGACGGCAACAACAACATCCCCCAGGCCGGGGAGACCGTGAACCTTAGCCTGGCCCTGCGCAACGGCTGGGCCGATGCGGCCTCGGTGACCGCCGTGATCAGCTCTGCGGATTACGCGGTCCAGATGGTGTCCGCCAGCGGGAACTACGGGGCCCTGGGATCGGGAGACACCGCCAGCATATCCACCTACAGCTTTACAGTGGACAGCACCGCCCTGCCCCACCTGGCGGCCTTCGCCGTCCAGATCAACACCGACGGCGACCTGCATACCGACACCTTTTACGTCCAGATAGAGCAGGCCCCTGTGCTGCTGGTGGACGACGACGGCGGGATGTCGGTGGAAAGCTACTACCGGGACGCTCTTTCGGCCGCCGGTGTCTACTACAATTATTACGACCGCACCGCCCAGGGCTCGCCTGACTCCGCCCTGTTGGACATGTTCCCGGCGGTGATCTGGTCCTGCGAATGGGCCTTCCCCTCCCTGGATTCCCTGGACCGCATGGCTCTAAGGCACTACATCGGCCAGGGCGGCAAGCTTTATGTGTCGGGACAGGACTTGGGCTGGGATCTTCAGGACACCATGACCGGGGCTTCCCACGAGTACCTGCTGGATCCCGCCGGCTGCACCGATTTTTACCAGAACTATATCAAAGCCGTTTACTTGGGCGACGATGGCGGCAGCTCGGCCTCCGGGATAACCGGGGACACCCTGACCGACGGCCTGTCCTCCGCCGTCTATCAGCCGGGCCGGGCCTCGGACGAGCAATTTCCCGATTATTTCAACCCCAACGGCAGCGCGGTGTTCTGCTTCAACTACGGGGCCACTGCCAACCGGGCCGGGCTGCACTGGGAAGACGGAGGCACCGGCACCAAGGTGGTTTACACCGGTTTCGGCTTCGAGGCAATTTCCACGGCTTCGGTCAGGCAGGCCTTCATGGACCGGATCATCCGCTGGTTTCTGGGCGACATCAGCATTTCCCATGTACCGCTGACCGATACTGAAAACACCTCCACTCCCTACCGGGTGACAGCCATGATAAGCTCCAGCGTCGGAATACAGGAGGCAGTTCTCTATTACAACCTGGACGGCTCAGCCCCCTTTGACCAAAAGCTGGCCATGAGCCGGGTAGGAGCCACCGACACCTTCGAGTGTTTCATCCCGGCCCAGACCGACCAGGCGGTGCAGTACTACATCGTGGCCCGGAACAGCAAGGACCTTAAGACCGCCCGGCCGCTCGACGCCCCCTTCTCCAGCTACGGGTTTTACGCCGGGGCCGACACGGTCGACCCGGTGATCTCCAGCACCCCGCCCAAAAACACCATCAACCTCAGCGGGCCGTACGCCGTCAGCGCCATGGTCACCGACAACATCGGGCTGCAGGATTCCACCTACCTTTATTACCGGATCAATTCCGGGGCGGAATACCCGCCGGTAAAGATGACCGGGAGCGGGACCTATAGCGGGACCATCACCCTGCCGGCCCACATCAACACCTGGGACACCGTCAATTACTATGTGACCGCGGTGGACAATTCCAGCCAGCAAAACCTGGGCCGGGGGCCTGCCAGCGGGTATTATAGCTTCGTTGGCGTTGACTCCATGTTGATATCTAATTTTGACCAGAGCAGCGCTTATGCAGAATTTGATACGTTATACGGAACGCATCCTTCCTGGAGAACGGTGACAACCGGTTATCGTTCAGCCCCCAACTGTATGCGCAGCGGACCGACAACCTACCTGTCGAATTCGGATGTCCAGCTTAGCCTACGGCCACAACAAGCGCTTAACCTTAAAGCCTATGCAGAAAACGGCAATAGCGTAAAATTATTCTGGTATCAAAAAGGCCTCAACCTGGCAGCGGGGGATACCATCAGGGTGGAAGGCAGCGCCAATGGCGTTGACTGGGTTAGCCTGAAAAAACGGATCACGCTTACCTCCGGGTGGCTTATTGACAGCACTGAAATCAATCCACTGTTCGCCAAGGGAATCAATGACAGCATCCTGATCAGGTTCAGATTGACATCCGATGCCACCACTAATGCCTACGGGTGGGTGCTTGATGACATCTATGTTAAGGTCCAACCATTGCTGGGAATAACCGGGGACAAACCAGAAACCATGAAACCATTGGTGTTGGCCCTTAACCAGAACAACCCCAATCCCTTCGGGTCGGGCACCACCATAACTTACCAACTGCCGTCCGAGACCAAGGTCGCCCTTAAAGTGTACAACGTGGCTGGGCAATTGGTTCGGACACTGGTGAACTCCAAGCAGCCTGCCGGAAGCTATGCAGTAAAATGGGACGGCCGGGACGATGGGCAACGCAAGCTGGCGGCCGGGATCTATCTGTATAGGTTAGAAGCCGGAGAAACAAGATTTACTAAAAAACTGGTGATGATAAGATAA
- a CDS encoding S8 family serine peptidase has translation MKTAKNQMLILAGILALLSIPPAWAQKLSPSLQQAIIRGAKGTEYVCWVKLADKAGGSDKNILDKRSMDRRQKVGRALSYGDLPVSEKYIAAIKKSGAKLRVASPWLNAVSISASADQIAQLAQLSYVTRLDLVARFKAEDEFKTAKPVSSKTLPALDYNYSEAQIKLLNIDQLHAKGYSGSGVRILIIDTGFDRQHEALVRTSIVAERDFQRTVPARDQYGDTLSYHRPDSITSFEFEQDTSRLQTQHGTAMLSIAGGYKSGSLIGSAYNADFVLAKTERLTGGDFSLEEDWFVAALQWGDSLGVDIATSSLGYRQWADTTVRASYTYSQMNGDVALCSQAADSAVSRGIVVLNSNGNVSNNTRPDTCIVVPADGDSVIAVGGVWPGTGLWANPSIGSGASTGPAADSLVMPGGTTMIRRIKPDVAAAWQTAFADNMDTVNYSRIMNGTGTSGAAALTAGLCALLLESHPTWGPKQVMDALKYSGSNRYTVETYLAHPESIGTDQSQFAAIASGHRYYIDNSGTVLDLYDTYRVGWGIPDGLAALNYTAPEVVLPESDQLLDPYPNPAKPGVAGIYLPYFLARDSYNVSIRVYTLDGRMLRQLDYGTQLAGEYPGQRQPRQSSLPVSGGRPGGYWDLKDDKGQPAPSGLYLVILSTGWNQSVKKVVVVR, from the coding sequence ATGAAAACCGCAAAAAATCAGATGCTGATACTGGCAGGTATTTTAGCCCTGCTGTCCATTCCTCCGGCCTGGGCCCAGAAACTATCCCCGTCCCTGCAGCAGGCCATAATCCGGGGCGCCAAGGGAACAGAATATGTCTGCTGGGTAAAGCTGGCCGACAAAGCCGGAGGGAGCGACAAGAACATCCTCGATAAAAGATCCATGGACCGCCGCCAAAAAGTTGGCCGGGCCTTAAGTTATGGCGATCTGCCGGTGTCGGAAAAATACATTGCGGCCATCAAAAAATCAGGTGCCAAGCTGAGGGTGGCAAGCCCCTGGCTGAACGCCGTAAGCATTTCGGCCAGCGCCGACCAGATCGCCCAGCTTGCCCAGCTTTCGTATGTCACCCGACTTGACCTGGTGGCCCGGTTTAAGGCCGAAGACGAATTTAAAACAGCCAAGCCGGTCAGTTCAAAAACACTGCCCGCGCTGGATTATAATTATTCCGAAGCCCAGATAAAACTGTTAAACATAGACCAGCTACACGCCAAGGGCTACAGCGGCAGCGGCGTTCGCATCCTGATCATAGACACCGGCTTTGACCGCCAGCATGAAGCGCTGGTAAGGACCAGCATAGTGGCTGAACGGGATTTTCAGAGGACGGTCCCTGCGCGTGACCAGTACGGCGACACCTTGTCATATCACAGACCGGACAGCATAACTTCCTTTGAGTTTGAGCAGGATACCTCCAGGCTGCAGACCCAACACGGCACAGCCATGCTCTCCATCGCCGGAGGCTATAAGAGCGGATCCCTGATCGGTAGCGCGTATAATGCCGACTTTGTGCTGGCCAAAACCGAGAGGCTGACCGGAGGTGATTTTTCCCTGGAAGAGGACTGGTTTGTGGCTGCTTTGCAATGGGGCGACAGTCTGGGAGTGGATATTGCCACCAGTTCCCTGGGTTACAGGCAGTGGGCCGACACCACGGTCAGAGCCTCCTATACCTACAGCCAGATGAACGGCGATGTGGCCTTATGCAGTCAGGCCGCCGACAGCGCGGTCTCCCGGGGAATAGTAGTGCTGAACTCCAACGGCAACGTCAGCAACAACACCAGACCGGACACCTGCATAGTGGTCCCGGCCGACGGGGACAGCGTCATAGCGGTGGGCGGGGTCTGGCCAGGTACCGGATTGTGGGCCAATCCTTCGATTGGAAGCGGGGCCTCCACCGGTCCGGCGGCCGACAGTCTGGTAATGCCCGGCGGCACCACCATGATCCGCAGGATAAAACCCGATGTAGCTGCAGCCTGGCAGACAGCCTTTGCTGATAATATGGACACAGTAAATTACAGCCGGATAATGAACGGAACCGGCACCTCGGGAGCAGCAGCGCTTACCGCAGGCCTGTGCGCCCTGTTGCTGGAATCTCACCCAACCTGGGGGCCCAAACAGGTGATGGACGCCCTGAAATACAGCGGCAGCAACCGCTATACCGTGGAAACTTATCTGGCCCACCCCGAAAGCATCGGAACCGACCAGAGCCAGTTTGCCGCTATCGCGTCAGGCCACCGTTACTATATTGACAACTCCGGAACGGTGTTGGACCTGTATGATACCTATCGCGTCGGCTGGGGTATTCCGGATGGGCTGGCGGCGCTGAATTACACCGCGCCCGAAGTGGTGCTGCCGGAGAGCGACCAGCTGCTGGATCCCTATCCCAATCCCGCCAAACCGGGCGTTGCCGGAATCTACCTGCCGTATTTTCTGGCCCGGGATTCCTACAACGTTAGCATCCGGGTCTACACCCTGGATGGCAGGATGCTGAGGCAGCTGGATTATGGCACCCAGCTGGCCGGGGAATATCCGGGCCAGCGCCAGCCCCGCCAGTCATCGCTGCCGGTAAGCGGCGGCCGCCCAGGGGGGTACTGGGATCTGAAGGACGACAAGGGCCAGCCTGCGCCTTCGGGGCTTTACCTGGTGATACTCTCCACAGGGTGGAACCAGTCGGTCAAGAAAGTGGTGGTGGTCCGGTAA
- a CDS encoding DUF4388 domain-containing protein, whose protein sequence is MGLEGNLKDFDLADILQLISLGKKTGVLNVSTESDKGAIFFEEGTGVFASAGDILGDSAITRILRWRKGSFIFKPDETVDHHNVQAPIMHLVLEAARQIDEWDDIQKLIPSLDMILTIEEKPPAGTEDIQLQPLEWKVLATVDGSRPITQIIKDSHLGDFETCKVLYGLLSSGLIKVLPAVKSAPSEEKPLPPAPPSPAPVPKPVPAGIPKPEPEKKGVLGGLFGKKK, encoded by the coding sequence ATGGGACTAGAAGGCAATTTAAAAGATTTTGATCTGGCCGACATCCTGCAGCTTATCAGCCTGGGCAAGAAGACCGGGGTTTTGAACGTGTCCACCGAAAGCGACAAGGGGGCTATATTCTTTGAGGAAGGCACCGGAGTGTTCGCCTCGGCCGGCGACATTCTGGGAGACAGCGCAATTACCAGGATCCTGCGCTGGCGCAAGGGCTCGTTCATCTTCAAGCCCGACGAGACGGTGGACCACCATAATGTCCAGGCCCCCATCATGCACCTGGTGCTGGAGGCGGCCCGTCAGATAGACGAATGGGATGACATCCAGAAACTGATCCCCTCGCTGGATATGATCCTGACCATCGAGGAAAAGCCTCCGGCCGGCACCGAGGACATCCAGCTGCAGCCCCTGGAATGGAAGGTACTGGCCACGGTGGACGGCTCCCGGCCCATTACCCAGATCATCAAAGATTCCCATTTGGGCGACTTTGAAACCTGCAAGGTTCTCTACGGACTGTTGTCTTCGGGCCTGATCAAAGTATTGCCGGCCGTAAAATCGGCCCCGTCCGAGGAAAAACCCCTGCCACCGGCTCCACCCTCTCCTGCGCCAGTGCCCAAGCCGGTTCCTGCCGGAATCCCTAAACCCGAACCGGAAAAGAAAGGGGTCTTGGGGGGGTTGTTCGGCAAAAAGAAATAA